From a single Micromonospora carbonacea genomic region:
- a CDS encoding DUF3159 domain-containing protein — MLGGRRGAVDATAPPVAFALGWLATGRSLVGGVAAAVLVGTAVAAWRLRRGDRPRSVLIGLLAVCVAALIALRTGRATDFFLVQVLSNVASALAWVVSIVIRWPLLGVLVGVALRQRGRWRRDPALLRAYGRGSWVWAATYAVRVAVFVPLYLGGQVVALVVARVALTWPLVASALAVSWLVIRRSLPAGHPGLRHPVTVPGSGAAPEPGTEPGTNPGTEPGVGTKRERPPRGERPLR; from the coding sequence CTGCTCGGCGGGCGGCGCGGGGCGGTGGACGCCACCGCGCCGCCGGTGGCGTTCGCGCTCGGCTGGCTGGCCACCGGCCGTTCGTTGGTCGGCGGGGTGGCCGCCGCCGTGCTGGTCGGCACGGCGGTGGCGGCCTGGCGGCTGCGCCGGGGGGACCGGCCGCGGTCGGTGCTGATCGGGCTGCTCGCGGTCTGCGTGGCCGCGTTGATCGCGTTGCGCACCGGGCGGGCCACCGACTTCTTCCTCGTCCAGGTGCTGTCGAACGTGGCCAGCGCGCTCGCCTGGGTGGTGAGCATCGTGATCCGCTGGCCGCTGCTGGGCGTCCTCGTGGGGGTGGCGCTGCGGCAGCGGGGCCGGTGGCGGCGCGACCCGGCGCTGCTGCGGGCGTACGGGCGGGGCAGCTGGGTGTGGGCGGCGACGTACGCGGTGCGGGTGGCGGTGTTCGTGCCGCTCTACCTGGGCGGGCAGGTCGTGGCGCTGGTGGTGGCGCGGGTGGCGCTGACCTGGCCGCTGGTGGCGTCCGCGCTGGCGGTGAGCTGGCTGGTGATCCGCCGGTCGCTGCCGGCCGGGCATCCGGGGCTGCGGCACCCGGTGACCGTGCCCGGCTCCGGCGCCGCGCCGGAACCCGGGACGGAACCCGGGACGAATCCGGGGACGGAACCGGGCGTGGGAACGAAAAGGGAGAGGCCGCCACGGGGGGAGCGGCCTCTCCGGTGA
- a CDS encoding phosphatase PAP2 family protein — MRVRATARGWTAVWLVVLALAQTAAFLVVWRAALHTELGQWLDTVALTGNRIGQDHIAEPVNRILNTMSALSLLAATAVIGFIALIRRRVALAITATLLIAGANVTTQLLKHFLVRPDVGIDPERAAAGNSLPSGHTTVAASVALALILVLPTTVRVLGAYLGTAYAAVAGVATLSAGWHRPSDAVAAFLVVGVWAALAGLLLLVTQREQAQVEPADAHRVAAVVLGLGGAIAVVASALALSWLVDLPQLDPDEMGRRSLFVAYAGSAAGIAGTMAVVAALLLAVVHRLVPRVKG, encoded by the coding sequence GTGCGGGTGCGCGCGACGGCGAGGGGTTGGACGGCGGTCTGGTTGGTCGTGCTGGCCCTGGCCCAGACAGCCGCCTTCCTCGTGGTGTGGCGCGCCGCCCTGCACACCGAGCTCGGCCAGTGGCTCGACACGGTCGCCCTCACCGGCAACCGGATCGGCCAGGACCACATCGCCGAGCCGGTGAACCGCATCCTCAACACCATGTCGGCGCTGTCGCTGCTGGCCGCGACGGCGGTGATCGGCTTCATCGCGCTCATCCGGCGGCGGGTCGCCCTGGCCATCACGGCGACCCTGCTCATCGCCGGGGCGAACGTGACCACCCAACTGCTCAAGCACTTCCTGGTCCGGCCCGACGTCGGCATCGACCCCGAGCGGGCCGCCGCCGGCAACAGCCTGCCCAGCGGGCACACCACCGTGGCCGCGTCGGTGGCCCTCGCGCTGATCCTGGTCCTCCCGACCACGGTCCGGGTGCTCGGCGCGTACCTCGGCACCGCGTACGCGGCCGTGGCCGGCGTGGCCACGCTCTCCGCGGGCTGGCACCGCCCCAGCGACGCCGTCGCGGCGTTCCTCGTCGTCGGCGTCTGGGCGGCGCTGGCCGGGCTGCTGCTCCTGGTCACCCAGCGGGAACAGGCCCAGGTGGAGCCCGCCGACGCGCACCGGGTCGCCGCCGTCGTGCTGGGGCTGGGCGGGGCGATCGCCGTGGTCGCCTCGGCGCTGGCCCTGTCCTGGCTGGTCGACCTGCCCCAGCTCGACCCGGACGAGATGGGCCGGCGGTCGCTGTTCGTCGCCTACGCCGGCAGCGCCGCCGGCATCGCCGGGACGATGGCCGTGGTGGCGGCGCTGCTGCTCGCCGTCGTGCACCGCCTGGTGCCCCGCGTCAAGGGCTGA
- a CDS encoding maleylpyruvate isomerase N-terminal domain-containing protein, producing MRTTHDAARAAFRDECTALADVLRGLAPADLDRPTGCPPWAVRDLVAHVHTGAGRLAGMLAAPAPPRAEVDAAGYFGAAKFTPQVDRDRVDSARRQARGTTGPAAVAAAFDRDWRAADAAVARQPADRVVRTRHGDPMALTEFLVTRVVEVGVHGLDLAAALGREPWLTPTAARVVTALLTGGRAVPPGLGWDRLTTVRKATGRDPLTDGERAALSAAGLRLLAFGG from the coding sequence GTGCGGACGACCCACGACGCGGCGCGGGCGGCGTTCCGCGACGAGTGCACGGCGCTGGCCGACGTCCTGCGCGGCCTCGCCCCCGCCGACCTGGACCGGCCCACCGGCTGCCCGCCCTGGGCGGTGCGCGACCTGGTCGCCCACGTGCACACCGGCGCCGGCCGGCTCGCCGGCATGCTCGCCGCTCCGGCCCCGCCCCGGGCCGAGGTGGACGCCGCCGGCTACTTCGGCGCGGCCAAGTTCACCCCGCAGGTCGACCGGGACCGGGTCGACAGCGCCCGCCGACAGGCCCGCGGGACGACCGGCCCGGCGGCGGTCGCCGCCGCGTTCGACCGGGACTGGCGCGCGGCCGACGCGGCGGTGGCCCGCCAGCCCGCCGACCGGGTGGTCCGCACCCGGCACGGCGACCCGATGGCCCTGACGGAGTTCCTGGTGACCCGGGTGGTCGAGGTCGGCGTGCACGGCCTGGACCTGGCCGCCGCCCTGGGCCGCGAGCCGTGGCTGACCCCGACCGCGGCCCGGGTCGTCACGGCGCTGCTGACCGGCGGCCGGGCCGTGCCGCCCGGCCTGGGCTGGGACCGGCTGACGACGGTCCGCAAGGCCACCGGCCGGGACCCGCTGACCGACGGCGAGCGGGCCGCGCTCAGCGCCGCCGGGCTGCGCCTGCTCGCCTTCGGCGGCTGA
- a CDS encoding low temperature requirement protein A, which yields MAAGAQRPRRWWRRASAPGWVSGLQLASAGTTRATFLELFFDLVYVFALTRVSARAFEDLAVEAGGTGGWSPFTGTGKTLLLLLALWSVWQGTAWTTSRYDPYHFGLQAVVVTALVASMVMGVAIPRAFTVSGLAFAAAYVVAQVSRPLLLLVALGRHEYRPLKLRMLITYLFLGVFWLAGAFLPTTPRVVLWAAALAGEYLASRFGWPVPGLGRSVLNRWQVIGEHLAERYQQFFLVALGETVLVAGLAYSGDPSGLARTAAFGTTIVVSVLVWRIYFQRAGQVLPEAVARAVQPALIGRSAADTHLVMVIGLTAMALGYELTIEHPSGHPAAAWIAMVVGGPVLFLAGRARFEYEVFGRVSPSRWIAALALLAAVPVLLHLATLVSAGAVAAALLAVAVADARRAWGRPPEQPAPPF from the coding sequence ATGGCCGCCGGGGCGCAGCGGCCCCGCCGGTGGTGGCGGCGCGCGTCGGCGCCGGGCTGGGTGAGCGGCCTGCAACTGGCGAGCGCGGGAACGACCCGGGCCACGTTCCTGGAGCTGTTCTTCGACCTGGTGTACGTCTTCGCGCTGACCCGGGTGTCGGCGCGGGCGTTCGAGGACCTGGCGGTGGAGGCGGGCGGCACGGGCGGCTGGTCGCCGTTCACCGGCACGGGGAAGACCCTGCTGCTCCTGCTGGCGCTCTGGTCGGTGTGGCAGGGCACCGCGTGGACCACCAGCCGGTACGACCCGTACCACTTCGGGTTGCAGGCGGTGGTGGTGACGGCGCTGGTGGCGAGCATGGTGATGGGGGTGGCGATCCCCCGCGCGTTCACGGTGAGCGGGTTGGCGTTCGCCGCCGCGTACGTGGTGGCGCAGGTGAGCCGGCCGTTGCTGCTGCTGGTGGCGCTCGGTCGGCACGAGTACCGGCCGCTGAAGCTGCGCATGTTGATCACCTACCTGTTCCTCGGGGTGTTCTGGCTGGCCGGCGCCTTCCTGCCCACGACCCCCCGGGTCGTGCTGTGGGCGGCGGCGCTGGCCGGCGAGTACCTCGCCTCGCGGTTCGGCTGGCCGGTGCCGGGGCTCGGCCGTTCCGTGCTCAACCGGTGGCAGGTGATCGGCGAGCACCTCGCCGAGCGCTACCAGCAGTTCTTCCTGGTCGCGTTGGGCGAGACGGTCCTGGTGGCCGGGCTGGCGTACAGCGGTGACCCCTCGGGTCTGGCGCGCACGGCCGCCTTCGGCACGACCATCGTGGTCTCGGTGCTGGTGTGGCGGATCTACTTCCAACGGGCCGGGCAGGTCCTGCCCGAGGCGGTGGCGCGGGCGGTCCAGCCGGCGCTCATCGGCCGCTCCGCCGCCGACACCCACCTGGTGATGGTGATCGGCCTGACCGCCATGGCGCTCGGCTACGAGCTGACCATCGAGCACCCGTCCGGCCATCCGGCGGCGGCCTGGATCGCCATGGTGGTGGGCGGTCCGGTGCTCTTCCTGGCCGGTCGGGCCCGCTTCGAGTACGAGGTCTTCGGCCGGGTGTCGCCGTCGCGGTGGATCGCGGCGCTGGCACTGCTGGCGGCCGTGCCGGTCCTGCTGCACCTGGCGACGCTGGTGTCGGCCGGCGCGGTGGCCGCGGCGCTGCTGGCGGTGGCGGTGGCCGACGCCCGGCGGGCCTGGGGCCGCCCGCCGGAGCAGCCCGCGCCGCCGTTCTGA
- a CDS encoding LLM class F420-dependent oxidoreductase yields the protein MTVPLGGLPLADHAAAYAALRRAGFTDVWSSEVNGADAFTPLALAAAWQPGLRLGTAIAPAFTRGPGLLAMSAAALAEAAPGRFALGIGASSPVVVGDWNAVAFDEPFKRTRDVLRFLRAALAGQTVDGAYDTFAVRRFTLERPPAVPPPLLLAALRPGMLRLAAAEADGVILNWLAADDVPTAVAELGGRPDGFEVVARIFVCPTSDAGHARALGRRLITTYLTVPAYAAFHRWLGRAEILDPVWRAWAAGDRRGAAAAVPDEVVDALVLHGSPEQCRDQVRRYADAGVDVPVLALLPTPELAAGGPAALTDLIARLGPAGGEGPA from the coding sequence ATGACCGTGCCGCTGGGCGGCCTCCCGCTCGCCGACCACGCCGCCGCCTACGCCGCCCTGCGCCGGGCCGGCTTCACCGACGTGTGGTCGTCCGAGGTCAACGGCGCCGACGCGTTCACCCCGCTGGCGCTGGCCGCCGCCTGGCAGCCGGGGCTGCGCCTCGGCACCGCCATCGCCCCCGCCTTCACCCGGGGCCCCGGGCTGCTCGCGATGAGCGCCGCCGCGCTGGCCGAGGCGGCCCCCGGCCGCTTCGCCCTCGGCATCGGCGCGTCCTCCCCCGTGGTGGTGGGCGACTGGAACGCCGTCGCCTTCGACGAGCCGTTCAAGCGCACCCGGGACGTGCTGCGCTTCCTGCGCGCCGCGCTGGCCGGGCAGACCGTCGACGGCGCGTACGACACCTTCGCCGTGCGCCGGTTCACCCTGGAACGGCCGCCGGCCGTGCCCCCACCCCTGCTGCTGGCCGCCCTGCGCCCGGGCATGCTGCGGCTGGCCGCCGCCGAGGCCGACGGGGTGATCCTCAACTGGCTGGCCGCCGACGACGTGCCCACCGCCGTCGCCGAGCTGGGCGGGCGACCCGACGGGTTCGAGGTGGTCGCCCGCATCTTCGTCTGCCCCACCTCCGACGCCGGCCACGCCCGCGCCCTCGGCCGCCGGCTCATCACCACCTACCTGACCGTGCCCGCGTACGCGGCGTTCCACCGCTGGCTGGGCCGGGCGGAGATCCTCGACCCGGTGTGGCGGGCCTGGGCGGCCGGGGACCGGCGGGGCGCGGCCGCCGCCGTGCCCGACGAGGTCGTCGACGCGCTCGTGCTGCACGGCTCCCCCGAGCAGTGCCGCGACCAGGTGCGCCGCTACGCCGACGCCGGAGTGGACGTACCCGTGCTGGCCCTGCTGCCCACGCCCGAGCTGGCCGCCGGCGGCCCGGCGGCCCTGACCGACCTGATCGCCCGGCTCGGGCCCGCCGGGGGAGAGGGCCCGGCGTGA
- a CDS encoding SDR family oxidoreductase, whose translation MNLTDRVAVITGGAGGIGAALAHRFAAEGAAAVVVADLDVDAARAVAGAVGPVAHAAGLDVTAEDQVRALVADTERRYGRIDLFCANAGIATAAGLDAADADWDRAWRVNVLAHVHSTRAVLPGMLARGQGYLLHTCSAAGLLTAVGDAPYSATKHAAVGLAEWLAVTYRDQGIRVSALCPQGVDTPMLAEGLATGHLGARVIAASGAVLHPDRVADAVIAGLAEERFLILPHPEVAQHALRRAEDPDGWQAGLRKLVRRLRA comes from the coding sequence GTGAACCTCACCGACCGGGTGGCCGTGATCACCGGCGGCGCCGGCGGCATCGGCGCGGCCCTCGCGCACCGGTTCGCCGCCGAGGGCGCGGCGGCCGTCGTCGTGGCCGACCTCGACGTCGACGCCGCCCGCGCCGTCGCCGGGGCCGTCGGCCCGGTGGCCCACGCCGCCGGCCTCGACGTCACCGCCGAGGACCAGGTCCGCGCGCTGGTGGCCGACACCGAGCGACGGTACGGCCGCATCGACCTGTTCTGCGCCAACGCCGGGATCGCCACGGCCGCGGGGCTGGACGCCGCCGACGCCGACTGGGACCGGGCCTGGCGGGTCAACGTGCTCGCCCACGTCCACTCCACGCGGGCGGTGCTGCCCGGGATGCTGGCCCGGGGCCAGGGCTACCTGCTGCACACCTGCTCGGCCGCCGGGCTGCTCACCGCCGTCGGCGACGCCCCGTACAGCGCGACCAAGCACGCGGCGGTGGGCCTGGCCGAGTGGCTCGCCGTCACCTACCGCGACCAGGGCATCCGGGTCAGCGCGCTCTGTCCGCAGGGGGTGGACACGCCGATGCTCGCCGAAGGGCTGGCCACCGGGCACCTCGGGGCGCGGGTGATCGCCGCCTCCGGCGCGGTGCTGCACCCCGACCGGGTGGCCGACGCGGTGATCGCCGGCCTGGCCGAGGAGCGGTTCCTGATCCTGCCCCACCCCGAGGTCGCGCAGCACGCCCTCCGCCGCGCCGAGGACCCGGACGGCTGGCAGGCCGGCCTCCGCAAACTGGTCCGCCGCCTCCGCGCCTGA
- a CDS encoding transglutaminase domain-containing protein, with protein MVRVWRALRAAPLPLALVALVALTGVALGRVYAGGLLTRLVVGAAVGSVLVSVAARRLPSWLVAPLSVAGLAGFTAWSLRVSADAAGLPGSLAEVAADAARNGIPRLLTAMIPVEPTPDTVLVPLVAAWLAGLAAAEVALRAGRVLLGYLPPALLYAGAVYVVGPNADPAVWPTVAFAAVAALGLAVPSGRPGPAGPGPTAGLPPGVRAAVRARLAATATAGLVVVVGLAAAVGPVVAGRVDERPVDPRRYVEPPQVESLDENPLIRISGWALNPQQKLLDVATERPDAPTGAPGPAGSPAGPPGDAGNAAGSRSVRIRLAVLSDYDGVTWRVGATYRNAGRILPAAQPAPGATVETVRQEITVADLSGRLLPAVATPREVGGARVAYDPLTGTLIRPEGLTPGLRYTVTSAAERPDNNLLATADVPAGEEVARVLRVADGVPDPMRRLAAQLAEDNGAPYARAAAIEQFLAEHYRVVADAPSGHAYPNLGFFLFGPRNGGGQRGTSEQFAAAFAVLGRLSGLPTRVVVGFSSSGTGPVRAADAFAWPEVLFSGLGWVAFDPLPRPDDEPRPVEEDFRPAPEDPPPSEVPEPTVEPTQTPPPQAGPARPVDSGGLSTPVLVGGGAGGLLLLVGAVLVALAGLRRARSRARLSTGGPGQRIAGAWREVTDALRLAGRPVGGDLAATEVAEQARAALADARATRTAGATRTAGADREAGVDGTAGAVTRTAQTTAGAADPAAGAVPPDLAELAGLLNQLAFAPGAAAAEQADRAAALAGEYVTALRAARPWWRRLLWSVHPGPLRWRP; from the coding sequence GTGGTGAGGGTGTGGCGGGCGCTGCGGGCCGCGCCGCTGCCGCTGGCGCTGGTCGCGCTGGTCGCGCTGACCGGGGTGGCGCTCGGCCGGGTGTACGCGGGCGGGCTGCTGACCCGGCTGGTGGTCGGCGCCGCGGTCGGTTCGGTGCTGGTCAGCGTGGCCGCCCGGCGGCTGCCGTCCTGGCTGGTCGCCCCGCTGTCGGTGGCCGGCCTGGCCGGTTTCACGGCGTGGTCGCTGCGGGTGTCGGCCGACGCGGCGGGGCTGCCGGGCTCGCTGGCCGAGGTGGCGGCGGACGCGGCCCGCAACGGCATCCCCCGGCTGCTGACCGCGATGATCCCGGTCGAGCCGACGCCGGACACGGTGCTGGTGCCGCTGGTCGCGGCGTGGCTGGCCGGGCTGGCCGCGGCGGAGGTGGCGCTGCGGGCGGGCCGGGTGCTGCTGGGCTACCTTCCGCCAGCGCTGCTCTACGCCGGGGCGGTGTACGTGGTGGGGCCGAACGCGGACCCGGCGGTGTGGCCCACGGTGGCGTTCGCGGCGGTCGCCGCGCTGGGGCTGGCGGTGCCGTCCGGGCGACCGGGCCCGGCCGGTCCGGGCCCCACGGCCGGCTTGCCGCCCGGGGTGCGGGCGGCCGTCCGGGCCCGCCTCGCCGCCACCGCGACCGCCGGCCTCGTCGTGGTGGTGGGGCTGGCGGCCGCGGTCGGGCCGGTGGTGGCGGGCCGGGTCGACGAGCGCCCGGTGGACCCCCGCCGGTACGTGGAGCCGCCGCAGGTGGAGTCGCTGGACGAGAACCCGCTGATCCGGATCTCCGGCTGGGCGTTGAATCCGCAGCAGAAGCTGCTGGACGTGGCCACCGAGCGCCCCGACGCGCCGACGGGGGCACCGGGTCCGGCCGGCTCCCCCGCCGGGCCGCCCGGCGACGCCGGGAACGCTGCCGGCAGCCGGTCGGTGCGGATCCGACTCGCGGTGCTCAGCGACTACGACGGGGTGACCTGGCGGGTCGGGGCGACCTACCGCAACGCCGGCCGGATCCTGCCGGCGGCGCAGCCCGCGCCGGGGGCGACGGTGGAGACGGTCCGGCAGGAGATCACCGTGGCGGACCTCAGCGGTCGGTTGCTGCCGGCCGTGGCCACCCCCCGTGAGGTCGGCGGGGCCCGGGTGGCGTACGACCCGCTGACGGGGACGCTGATCCGGCCGGAGGGGCTGACGCCGGGGCTGCGGTACACGGTCACGTCGGCGGCGGAGCGGCCCGACAACAACCTGCTCGCCACGGCGGACGTGCCCGCCGGGGAGGAGGTGGCCCGGGTACTGCGGGTGGCCGACGGGGTGCCCGACCCGATGCGCCGGCTCGCCGCCCAGCTCGCCGAGGACAACGGGGCCCCGTACGCGCGGGCGGCGGCGATCGAGCAGTTCCTCGCCGAGCACTACCGGGTGGTGGCGGACGCGCCGAGCGGGCACGCGTACCCGAATCTCGGCTTCTTTCTCTTCGGCCCACGCAACGGCGGCGGGCAGCGCGGCACGTCGGAGCAGTTCGCGGCGGCGTTCGCGGTGCTGGGCCGGCTGTCGGGGTTGCCGACCCGGGTGGTGGTGGGCTTCTCCTCCAGCGGCACCGGGCCGGTGCGGGCGGCCGACGCGTTCGCCTGGCCGGAGGTGCTCTTCTCCGGGCTCGGGTGGGTGGCGTTCGACCCGCTGCCCCGGCCGGACGACGAGCCGCGTCCGGTGGAGGAGGACTTCCGGCCGGCGCCGGAGGACCCGCCGCCGTCGGAGGTGCCCGAACCGACCGTGGAGCCGACGCAGACGCCGCCGCCGCAGGCGGGGCCGGCGCGCCCGGTCGACTCGGGTGGGTTGTCGACGCCGGTGCTGGTCGGTGGCGGCGCGGGTGGCCTGCTGCTGCTGGTGGGGGCGGTGCTGGTGGCGCTGGCCGGGCTGCGCCGGGCGCGGTCGCGGGCCCGGCTGTCCACGGGCGGCCCCGGCCAGCGGATCGCCGGCGCCTGGCGGGAGGTCACCGACGCGCTGCGGCTGGCGGGCCGGCCGGTGGGCGGGGACCTCGCCGCCACGGAGGTCGCGGAGCAGGCCCGCGCCGCCCTGGCCGACGCCCGCGCCACCCGCACCGCCGGGGCCACCCGCACCGCCGGGGCCGACCGCGAAGCCGGGGTCGACGGCACCGCCGGGGCCGTCACGCGCACGGCTCAGACCACCGCCGGTGCCGCCGACCCCGCCGCCGGTGCCGTGCCGCCCGACCTGGCGGAGCTGGCCGGGCTGCTCAACCAGCTCGCCTTCGCGCCGGGCGCTGCCGCCGCCGAGCAGGCGGACCGGGCCGCCGCCCTGGCCGGCGAGTACGTCACCGCCCTGCGCGCCGCCCGCCCCTGGTGGCGCCGACTGCTCTGGTCGGTCCACCCGGGCCCCCTACGCTGGCGTCCCTGA